One genomic segment of bacterium includes these proteins:
- a CDS encoding N-acetyltransferase, producing MSNQNINNVKLGKDVKIYDFVNLYGCSIDDGTKIGTFVEIQKNAFIGKNCKISSHTFICEGVHIGDNVFVGHNVTFINDKHPRATNVDGSMQTESDWKVVETFVKKGASIGSSSTIMCGVTIGENSIVGAGAVVTKDVPPNSIVAGVPAKLIKNKKPDL from the coding sequence ATGAGTAATCAAAACATAAACAATGTTAAGCTAGGAAAGGATGTAAAGATTTACGACTTTGTTAATCTTTACGGCTGCTCAATCGATGATGGAACAAAAATCGGTACTTTCGTAGAAATTCAGAAAAACGCTTTCATTGGTAAAAATTGCAAAATATCTTCTCATACTTTTATTTGTGAAGGTGTTCACATCGGGGATAATGTTTTTGTTGGACATAATGTTACTTTTATTAATGACAAACACCCCAGAGCTACAAACGTAGACGGGTCAATGCAAACTGAAAGTGACTGGAAGGTTGTGGAAACGTTTGTAAAAAAAGGAGCATCAATAGGTTCATCTTCAACTATAATGTGTGGTGTTACAATCGGTGAAAATTCAATAGTAGGTGCTGGCGCTGTGGTTACCAAAGACGTTCCGCCAAATTCTATTGTTGCCGGAGTCCCCGCCAAACTGATCAAAAACAAAAAACCGGACTTGTAA
- a CDS encoding aminopeptidase P family protein — MFDINIYTNRRSLLKDKFDSGLLLFLGNEDSPANYKANTYYFRQDSTFLYYFGIDRPGFAATIDIDNNLETLFGNDLSMDDIVWTGIQPTVSDFADKVGIKRTASPDKLAEQISGAIKKGRKIHFLPQYRIENILKLASTSGLNYANVNDYCSEKLIKAVVAQRSIKSSEEIVELDEAVDIAAKMHIAAMKMVKPDTDERKIAGMIEGIALSLGYGLSFRPIVSINGQTLHNPYYDNKMKTGDLLVNDSGAESKLHYASDITRTIPVGGKFSDNQKEIYQIVLRAQMNAINSVRPGITNRELHFNAAKDIASGLIELGIMFGNAEEAVNSGAHTLFFPHGLGHMLGLDVHDMEGLGEDFVGYDESVQRSEEFGLKYLRLAKTLEPGHVFTIEPGIYFIPELIDMWKTQNRFPEYINYDMLENYTGFGGIRIEDDILVTDDGFRVLGSKPIPKTIEELESIIGR, encoded by the coding sequence ATGTTTGACATAAATATTTACACCAACCGGAGAAGTTTGTTAAAAGATAAGTTTGATTCTGGATTATTACTATTCTTGGGAAATGAAGACAGTCCTGCGAACTACAAAGCTAACACATACTACTTTAGACAAGATAGTACCTTTCTCTATTATTTTGGAATCGACAGACCTGGATTTGCAGCTACAATAGATATAGATAATAATCTTGAAACACTGTTCGGGAATGATTTGAGCATGGATGATATCGTTTGGACAGGGATTCAACCAACCGTTAGTGATTTTGCTGATAAAGTAGGTATTAAACGTACTGCATCACCAGATAAGCTGGCCGAACAAATTTCAGGCGCAATTAAAAAAGGTAGAAAAATTCATTTCCTTCCTCAGTATCGTATTGAAAATATTTTAAAGCTCGCTTCAACGAGCGGGTTAAATTACGCTAATGTAAATGATTACTGTTCAGAAAAATTAATTAAAGCGGTTGTTGCACAAAGATCAATAAAATCCAGTGAAGAGATCGTTGAACTTGATGAAGCAGTTGATATTGCCGCAAAGATGCACATCGCTGCTATGAAAATGGTAAAACCAGATACTGATGAACGTAAGATTGCCGGTATGATTGAAGGTATAGCACTTTCTCTGGGTTACGGACTTTCATTCAGACCTATAGTTTCTATAAATGGGCAAACACTTCATAATCCTTATTATGATAACAAAATGAAAACCGGTGATTTACTCGTAAATGATTCAGGTGCTGAAAGCAAACTTCATTATGCAAGTGATATCACCAGAACGATTCCTGTTGGTGGAAAATTTTCAGACAATCAGAAAGAAATTTACCAGATAGTTCTTCGCGCACAAATGAACGCAATTAATTCTGTACGGCCAGGAATTACAAACAGAGAATTACACTTCAATGCTGCTAAAGATATTGCCTCTGGTTTGATTGAACTTGGTATAATGTTCGGCAATGCGGAAGAAGCAGTTAATTCAGGCGCACACACTTTGTTCTTCCCTCATGGTTTAGGTCATATGCTTGGATTGGATGTCCATGATATGGAAGGACTCGGTGAAGATTTTGTCGGATATGATGAGAGTGTGCAGAGAAGTGAAGAATTTGGGTTAAAGTATTTAAGGCTGGCCAAAACTCTCGAACCAGGTCATGTGTTTACAATTGAACCTGGAATTTATTTTATTCCGGAACTGATCGACATGTGGAAAACACAAAACAGGTTTCCAGAATATATCAACTATGATATGCTTGAAAATTACACGGGCTTTGGTGGAATCAGGATTGAAGATGATATATTGGTTACTGATGACGGATTCAGAGTATTAGGGTCAAAACCGATTCCTAAAACTATTGAAGAACTCGAGTCGATAATCGGCAGATAA
- a CDS encoding indolepyruvate oxidoreductase subunit beta produces the protein MKSDIILAGVGGQGILSIAATIGMAALENHLLLKQAEVHGMSQRGGAVQSHLRISEKEIASDLIPLGRADLIISVEPMESLRYLPWLSENGWLVTNTTPFVNIPDYPDMKDLLAEIEKLPHHIAINADEIARQVKSPRSSNIVMLGASSPFLDLPYESLEIGIKKIFGRKGEKIVQLNLDALKAGREFAIKHTPVGSK, from the coding sequence ATGAAATCAGATATTATACTTGCTGGAGTTGGCGGACAGGGAATACTTTCAATTGCAGCTACAATAGGTATGGCTGCTTTGGAGAATCATCTTCTACTAAAACAAGCCGAAGTTCACGGAATGAGTCAGAGAGGCGGAGCTGTTCAGTCACATTTAAGAATTTCTGAAAAAGAAATTGCAAGCGATCTTATTCCGCTTGGCAGAGCAGACTTAATAATTTCCGTCGAACCAATGGAATCACTCCGCTATTTGCCGTGGCTATCAGAAAACGGATGGCTTGTAACAAACACAACTCCGTTTGTAAACATCCCCGATTATCCGGATATGAAAGATCTTCTTGCAGAAATCGAAAAACTCCCACATCATATTGCTATTAATGCTGATGAAATTGCCAGACAGGTTAAATCGCCTCGTTCATCAAACATTGTAATGCTTGGTGCATCATCTCCATTTCTTGATCTTCCATACGAAAGTCTCGAAATTGGTATTAAAAAAATATTTGGAAGAAAAGGTGAGAAGATAGTTCAACTTAACTTAGACGCACTAAAAGCCGGGAGAGAATTTGCTATTAAGCACACACCGGTTGGAAGTAAATAA
- a CDS encoding OmpA family protein has protein sequence MKKLYKYWNPLSSFLILVLVATLLPLNSSLPQNKLNVTHGFHNTFVLGIDGGVTLPQTDYQTNKMGFAFRGTGEYFFKTNSIHLFGLKLKLGYDQVTGEDSRGEISTQDGTRQIPETFKTGIFSGGIAATYSISIGDVVFPYVSGGISNLWFDPKDGEGNAGEYNAAGRYEKSSIAYSIEVGMRYLVSDKVSISISANPYIPQTDYLDDVAAAFSDDAYTTVMLGITISPFINTDEDNDGISGSEDMCPDEAEDYDGYEDEDGCPDLDNDGDGILDINDKCPNEAEDADGYEDEDGCPDLDNDGDGIPDVADKCPNEAEDKDGVEDEDGCPEYEEVKLEEKYMLMGDEIFESNSAMIKVEGKKQLDEVVSKIQRYPEGSKWKIEGHMDSNGNKRFLRNLSLERAKAVLEYLSYFGGLKRENFQVMGMGDNQPVGDNNTEEGRRQNRRIEIIPEK, from the coding sequence GTGAAAAAATTATACAAATATTGGAATCCTCTTTCCAGCTTTTTAATTCTAGTTCTTGTTGCTACACTTCTTCCTTTAAATAGTTCTTTACCGCAAAATAAGTTAAATGTCACGCATGGTTTTCATAACACATTCGTATTGGGTATAGATGGAGGAGTAACCTTACCACAGACAGATTATCAGACAAACAAGATGGGCTTTGCATTCAGAGGCACAGGAGAATATTTTTTCAAGACAAACTCAATACATCTGTTCGGACTGAAACTAAAGCTAGGCTACGATCAGGTAACAGGAGAAGATAGCAGAGGAGAGATATCAACACAGGATGGAACGAGACAAATACCAGAGACATTTAAGACAGGTATATTTAGTGGTGGAATAGCGGCGACATACAGCATATCGATAGGAGATGTGGTATTTCCGTATGTATCAGGAGGAATAAGCAATTTGTGGTTTGATCCGAAGGATGGGGAAGGAAATGCAGGAGAATACAACGCAGCAGGAAGATATGAGAAGAGCAGCATAGCCTACAGCATAGAGGTGGGGATGAGATATCTGGTAAGTGATAAGGTAAGCATAAGTATCTCAGCAAATCCATATATCCCACAGACAGATTACCTGGATGATGTAGCAGCAGCATTTTCAGATGATGCATACACTACGGTAATGCTGGGAATAACGATCTCACCATTTATCAATACAGATGAAGATAATGATGGAATTTCAGGCTCAGAAGATATGTGTCCGGATGAAGCAGAAGACTATGATGGATACGAGGACGAGGATGGATGTCCTGACTTGGATAATGATGGAGATGGGATACTGGATATAAATGACAAATGTCCGAATGAAGCGGAAGATGCAGATGGATACGAGGATGAGGACGGATGTCCGGATCTGGATAATGATGGAGATGGGATACCGGATGTAGCGGATAAGTGTCCAAATGAAGCAGAGGATAAGGATGGAGTAGAAGATGAGGATGGATGTCCGGAGTATGAGGAGGTAAAGCTGGAAGAAAAATATATGCTGATGGGAGATGAGATATTTGAGAGCAACTCAGCGATGATAAAGGTGGAAGGGAAGAAGCAGTTAGATGAAGTAGTAAGCAAAATTCAGAGATATCCGGAAGGAAGCAAGTGGAAGATAGAGGGACATATGGATTCGAACGGTAATAAGAGATTCCTGAGGAATTTATCATTAGAGAGAGCGAAGGCTGTGCTGGAGTACTTAAGTTACTTTGGAGGATTGAAGCGGGAGAACTTCCAGGTAATGGGAATGGGAGACAATCAACCGGTAGGAGATAACAACACGGAAGAAGGCCGAAGACAAAACCGCAGAATTGAAATTATTCCGGAAAAATAA